Proteins from a single region of Apium graveolens cultivar Ventura chromosome 7, ASM990537v1, whole genome shotgun sequence:
- the LOC141671275 gene encoding tubby-like F-box protein 14, whose translation MSFRSIVRDVRDGFGSLSRRGFEVRLPGQHQRGKSHGAVHELHDQPVVIQDSCWANLPPELLSDVIKRLEASECTWPARKHVVACAAVCRSWRIMCKEIVQCPEISGKLTFQVSLKQPGYRDGSIQCFIKRDKANLTYRLFLCLSPVLLVENGKFLLSAKRTRRTTCTEYVISMDADDISKSSSTYIGKLRSNFLGTKFIIYDTQPPHDGARVSPPGHSSRRFYSKKVSPKVPSGNYNIAQVTYELNVLGSRGPRRMHCVMHSIPNSALEPGGSVTGQLCQPELFPSSLENSFRSISFSKSIYNSTEFSSSRFSDIVGPCAEGEEGKERPLVLRNKPPRWHEQLQCWCLNFRGRVTVASVKNFQLIAATQPAAAGAPTPSQPAQPAQPDHDKVILQFGKIGKDMFTMDYRYPLSVFQAFAICLSSFDTKLACE comes from the exons ATGTCATTTCGCAGTATTGTACGTGATGTAAGAGATGGTTTTGGGAGTTTATCAAGAAGGGGTTTTGAGGTGAGACTTCCTGGTCAGCATCAAAGGGGAAAATCTCATGGTGCGGTTCATGAGTTGCATGACCAGCCTGTCGTCATCCAGGACAGTTGTTGGGCTAATCTTCCACCTGAGTTACTAAGTGACGTGATCAAGCGGTTGGAGGCAAGTGAGTGTACTTGGCCTGCTAGAAAGCACGTTGTTGCTTGTGCTGCTGTGTGCAGGTCATGGAGGATAATGTGCAAAGAAATAGTTCAATGTCCAGAAATCTCAGGAAAGCTTACTTTCCAAGTCTCTCTTAAACAG CCAGGATATCGGGATGGCAGCATTCAGTGTTTCATCAAGAGAGACAAAGCTAATTTGACCTACCGTCTGTTCCTTTGTCTAAGTCCTG TCTTGCTCGTCGAGAATGGAAAGTTCCTTCTTTCTGCAAAACGGACTAGAAGAACCACCTGCACAGAATATGTAATCTCAATGGATGCagatgacatatcaaaatcaagCAGCACTTACATTGGAAAATTGAG GTCTAATTTCCTTGGCACAAAATTCATAATCTATGACACACAACCTCCACATGATGGTGCTCGTGTATCCCCACCTGGTCATTCAAGCCGTCGATTTTACTCGAAAAAGGTTTCACCAAAAGTCCCTTCTGGGAATTATAATATTGCCCAAGTTACCTATGAACTTAATGTTCTAGGCTCAAGAGGCCCACGCAGGATGCACTGCGTCATGCACTCTATCCCAAACTCAGCTCTTGAGCCAGGTGGTTCTGTAACAGGCCAGCTCTGCCAGCCAGAGCTCTTCCCGAGTTCCCTCGAGAACTCTTTCAGGAGCATATCCTTTTCAAAATCAATCTACAACTCGACTGAGTTCAGTAGCTCTCGGTTCTCTGACATTGTTGGCCCATGCGCAGAAGGTGAAGAGGGCAAAGAAAGACCTTTAGTTCTTAGGAACAAACCACCTCGATGGCATGAACAGTTACAGTGCTGGTGCCTTAATTTCCGTGGAAGAGTAACTGTTGCATCGGTGAAGAACTTTCAACTGATTGCTGCTACACAGCCTGCCGCTGCTGGGGCACCAACACCATCACAACCCGCACAACCAGCTCAACCTGATCATGACAAGGTTATACTGCAGTTTGGCAAGATTGGAAAAGACATGTTTACCATGGATTATCGCTACCCTCTTTCTGTGTTTCAGGCCTTTGCTATATGCCTGAGTAGCTTCGACACAAAACTGGCTTGTGAATAG